From Chloroflexaceae bacterium:
CGTTGCGCAGATCGCGTACTGTGTCGATCCCCAGGTAGACGGTGAGCAGCGCTACAACATTGTGCAGGTGGTGTTGCGGCGGGAGGAATTGCCCGATCTGACGACCTTCACCCGGCATTTCACGATGGGGAGCGCCTGCGGGGTGTGTGGCCGCGCGGGGCTGGACACGCTGCGCGGACGTGGCTGTGCGCCGCTGGCTTCGGGGCCGCTTATCCGCCCCGAAGTGATAACGGCGCTGCCGCGGCGACTCCAAGACGCTCAGGGATTGTTCAGCCGCACGGGGGGGTTGCACGCCGCCGCGCTCTTCGACCCGGAGGGAGCATTGCTGGTCTCCCGCGAGGACATCGGACGTCACAACGCCCTGGACAAGCTCATCGGCTGGGCGCTCCTCGCCGGGCGCGTGCCGCTGGCCGGCGGCGTATTGATGGTGAGCGGCCGGGCCAGTTACGAGATTGTGCAAAAGGCCCTGGTGGCCGGTATTCCCATTGTGTGCGCGGTCTCCGCGCCGAGCAGCCTGGCGGTGCAGGTGGCCCGCGAGTTCGGGATGACGCTGATCGGGTTCGTCCGTGGCGCTCGTTTCAACGTGTACGCGGGAGTGGAGCGGGTTGGCTTGCCTGCCAGTACTTCCCGGCCTGATGCATAGGGGCCGGACGATGGAGGGTACACAAAAACACGAAAGGGAGGGTGTCGCCCTCCCCTTCGGCTGTGACTATCTGACAGGGATCAGCCGACGTTGATCTGGATCTTGCGCGGCTTGACCTCTTCAGCCTTGGGTACGCGCAGCGTGAGCACGCCATTCTCCAGGCGGGCCTCGATAGCATCGCCGCGAACCGTGCTCGGCAGGGTAATGGAGCGATTGAAGCGTCCGTAGCGGCGCTCGATGCGATGGTAGTTGCGCTCGTGCTCTTCGGCGCTCCTCTTCACCTCGCCGCTGATCGAGAGCACCCCGTTCTCGATGGTGACGTTCAGGTCGTCAGCCTTCATCCCCGGCACGGCCAGCTCGACGATGTAGGCGTCGGGCGTCTCGCTCAGGTCGAGCGCGGGTACGAAGCTGCCATCGCGGGTAGGCATCATCGGAACGAAGCTCTCTTCGAACAGGCGGTTCACGGCCTCACGCAGCGTCATCGCCTCCTGGAACGGATCCCAACGAGTCAGGCTCGTCATCTTACCACCTCCCTGTGTGTATTGTGTTCAGTTCTGTGCAGTCCGGCGCTGCACCTG
This genomic window contains:
- the fdhD gene encoding formate dehydrogenase accessory sulfurtransferase FdhD; amino-acid sequence: MTRRGAQRIMVWTFNEGVGRSRRDELAVEEPLEVRLRAGAAQRSLAITMRTPGNDFELAAGFLFSEGLIADRHDVAQIAYCVDPQVDGEQRYNIVQVVLRREELPDLTTFTRHFTMGSACGVCGRAGLDTLRGRGCAPLASGPLIRPEVITALPRRLQDAQGLFSRTGGLHAAALFDPEGALLVSREDIGRHNALDKLIGWALLAGRVPLAGGVLMVSGRASYEIVQKALVAGIPIVCAVSAPSSLAVQVAREFGMTLIGFVRGARFNVYAGVERVGLPASTSRPDA
- a CDS encoding Hsp20/alpha crystallin family protein, whose translation is MTSLTRWDPFQEAMTLREAVNRLFEESFVPMMPTRDGSFVPALDLSETPDAYIVELAVPGMKADDLNVTIENGVLSISGEVKRSAEEHERNYHRIERRYGRFNRSITLPSTVRGDAIEARLENGVLTLRVPKAEEVKPRKIQINVG